A segment of the Rattus norvegicus strain BN/NHsdMcwi chromosome 16, GRCr8, whole genome shotgun sequence genome:
TGGGAAGCCGGGATCCCTGTCCTGGAGCCCACgtggattgttttgttttactgtcaCAGGCACGTGATTGTCTCAGGTCCCTGGATGACAGACAGGCCCGTAAACTTCTCTTTTGCGATAAGTAGTAATGTGATGTTGTTTTTGAAAAGCAACATGGTGAGGCTAAGGCCGGAGAACTACTCAAGTCCAggaatttgagggcagcctggaccacatgagacaaggtctcagaaAGGGAAGGAGGTGAGAAAGGGTCAAAGCAGCCTCCTGTGCCACCCTCACACCCAGCCTCAGTGTGGTAATTGCCCTTAAGTCCCGGATGACGGAATGGAGGCCAAGCGAGGTGAGATGAGTCACCAGGGGCCTGCCAGCCAAACTTGCACAGGACCCACATGGAGAGGCTGGAGTGAAAACAAGAATGCACAAGCCTTTGGGAAGACTGTCCCCAACAGAGCCAGTGCAAGAACCATGCTGCCCACACAGGATGTTCACATCTAGTGGTGGGGACACTCAGGAGGCCCTGGTTTAGGACCCAGGACATGGGCCCCAAATTGGACACTGGCAGCAGCCTCATAGCCCATTCTGGGAGGGCCCAGTTTCCTGACTgagattatctatctatctatctatctatctatctatctatctatctatctatctatcatctatataccttctgtatttcttcctggaTCACTGCACACTGTGGGGAGTCCCCTACACCACGGTCTTCCTCACCCATGGTGAACCTCCATACTCTGGTATTTGGTTGCAGGCAGCTGGGAGAACAAGTCTGCAGAATGGACACTGTAGACTTCCCATCACCCTGTCCTTACTGCTGGGCCCCATACCGACCGAGCTCCTAGATTGGTtggtggagggagggatgggtggGCAACACTGAACACGTGTATTTATGTGACACATATAGTCACACACATTTACAGGGCTAGAGCCTTGGTGGCGTTTGCTGCTCTCTCAGATGGCTCAGGCTttgttcttagcacccacatggcagctcacgattTGTAGCTCTGgttccaggggaatctgacattctcttctaacctccacaggcactagacacacatgtggtacacataaatacatgccagtaaaatactcatataaatgctttttaaacagtttatttcggggctggagagatggctcagtggttagagcactacctgctcttccagaggtcctgagttcaattcccagcaaccacatggtggctcacaaccatctataatgggatctgatgccctctcctggcctgcaGGTGCACATGCAGATAAGCACTTATATAcatgcaataaataaaatcttttaaaatttttcatttttaaaatgtgtatcaGTGCTGTGttggcatgtatgtctgtgtaccatgagCATGTCTGGTGTCtgctgaggtcagaagaaggcatgtGTCCCTTGGAACTTGAGGTGTGGATGGTTGTAAGCCCCTatttgggtactgggaattgaacccagatcctctgcaagaactaAGAATACTTAAAAATACTTAAGAAgtatttttaactgctgagccaccaaagaagtaatttttaaaaaggatgtatgcgagtgtgtgtgtgtgtgtgtgtgtgtgtgtgtgtgtgtgtgtgtgtgacctacCTCCTCCTATCTGTGGTGAGCTAGGCTTCCTCCACACTCAGGGGCTTTGTGGGCATAGTCCTGTCTGTGCGTGATACTGTCTGGTATGATGGCTCTCATTCAGACACAGGCGAAGGTGCCCTGCAGAACCCAGCTGGTGTTCCTGCTGTGCGTGAGCTGGAGTCAGCCCTGAGTGTGTTGGAGGCGTGGGCCGTGGCACTGGCAGCCaacctctcccttccttctgtacCCCAGGCACATCTTTGGTTCAGCATCTGATGACTGTCCTCATCCGAAAACACGGACAGCTCTTTGCCACGCCCTCCTTTGAAGAACCTGCTTCACCACGTGGTACTGTCCAGGGCACAGTAGAGTGGGGCTCTGAAGAGGTCACCAGAGACCACCAGGGCgagcctgggagctctggcttgcCCACACACAGGACTTCCTCTCTGGATGGGCCAGCTGCAGCAGTGCTCTCTAGAACTTCTCCGCCACGCCTTGGCAGCCAAGCCGGCCCTGCGGCCACCAGCCCTGGGAAGAGGATGCATACTTTGCCTGGCTGGAAGTCTTCTTTTCGGCAGCAGGGGTCCCGGTCAGAGAGCCCAAAGGGGGTCAGCTCATCCTTAGAGGTACCCATCATCTCCTCTGGTGGGAACTGGCTCATAAACGGGCTATCGTCTCTTCGCAGCCACCGTCGGGCCTCATCAGGGGACCGGCTTAAGGATACAGGCTCAGCACAGAGACTCTCCACCTATGATAACGTGCCACCATCCAGCCACCTTTCTAGCACTGCCAGCGTGGCCAGCACGGCATGGTCTGTAGCCTCATCCTCCCGAGAGGCCTCCATCGGCAGCTGCACTGCCTGCCGGGCCAGCAACTCTTCTGCCTGCAGCTCCTTACACACTGAGTGGGCACTCgagccctctcctctccccagcagCAGTGAGGGCCACCCGTCCCCGGACCTGGGCCACAGCTTGGATGAGGCATGTGTGGGCAGTGGCAGCAGTGAGCCCAATGACCCGGGCAGTCCCTCACAGGCCCATGTTCGCCGCTGCCGGGCTCTCCAGGGCCAGGTGGCCGAGCTCAGGGCGGAGCTGTGTCACCAGAGGATTGAGTACCAGAGGAGCCTGAAAAGGTAAAGGATCAAGCTTAGGCTGGCTGCGTGGAAAGCTTCAGGGGGCAGGGCTTAGAGAGCTGCAAGGGGCGGGGCTTAGAAAGCTGTAAGGGGCAGAGCTCAGAGCAGTCCGCCCCTAGGCTACCTTCCTTGGAAAATAACACTACCTTTTCTGGGGTCTGGAGTGGGTGGACCCATCAACTGGCAGGCTTGGGTGGACCCATCAACTGGTAGGCTTCCACAAGGGTGGATGTCAGCTTGTGTGTAGAACAGGAGTCAGGAGCCAGGTGGCTCTCTGGGATGCAGTGAGTGGGGACAGAACCTTGAATGACTGTATCAGAGAGTGGCAAAGAGTGGGCTATCCAGGGGGGATGTCCAGTGTGCAAACCAGCCTATCCGGGTGCCTATAGTAAGCCTAGTTACACCATTCCTTACCTACACAGCCCTCCTTGGGAAGAACAGAGGAGCACAGTGTAGGCCTTTGAACCACTCTCAACTGACAGGGGAGGCTTGGAAGGAGAGTGTATGCGGATGGTCTCCAGCACAGGAAGGAAGGGGACCATGGTACTGTGTCCCATCCAGCAGGCTTCTGGGAATGGGCTCTATTGGCACGCATGGCGCTCACCCATTCTGTCCCCTGTAATCCAGTCCCTGCCCTTCCAGGATCTCCCTAAGGGGATCTTTTGTTTGTGAAAAACAGATAGATGCTGTGCTAGATGCTGGGGACAGAGCCGTGTCCCAAACTCACCAGAATCCTGTGCCTGACTTGTATTTGGGGGTACCAGGATGAGACCATACACAGGCTTCATCAGAAATGTGTGCCATGCTAGGAAGAAGATACAGGATAGGAGccctggggagggaagggggccTCCTCAGGAGAGGATAGGagtgcctgggggtggggggtaggggagCATGTCTCAGAGCTCTGCCAGCCTTGAGCAGGGCAAGGGCTTCTGGCCTGGGTACTGCTTGGTCTTCAGGGAACAGTGAGTGTGGAGGAGTTGAAGTCTCAAGGACTTTGGTTCTCTGGTTGGAAAACTCACTGGAGGGTCCATAGGAACCAATTAGGAGGCACTAGGAGTCCAGGCCTGTGGGGTGCAATGGGCCACAGGGGCAACAGGTGAGGTGGGACAGTTTGGCACAAGTTCTGAAGGTGGATTGGGTGGGTTTTCTAATGAGCTGAGAAGAGCTCCTCTGGCATAAAGGTCGCAGTGCTGTAGGGGAGGAGCTATCGGCAGGTGCTCATCGGAGAGAACTAGGCTGGACAGGGCATGGCTTGAGGAAGCTGTCAGGAGCCCCATGCTGCACCATTCACTTGGAGATGCTCACAATCAGGCTAGGAGCTTACTAGAAGCTTAGCATCAAGAGACAAGACTGAGTCACTCTAACGTAGTATAGACAGAGAGGGGAGGCTCAACCAAGGAGAAGCGAGTGAGACCTCGGTGCCATCCTCCATGAGGTTCCTTCTCGTGGCATGCCCAACGCTGTGGAGAAGGGAGGTCACCTTTCTCCAAGCACTgtgctcagtgtctgggagcaggGTTGACACCCAGTCCACAGATACCACTGTTTGCTGGTGCTTTGCTGCACGCACACTGTCCCATTGTGGTGACTGCGGTGCTCTGGGGAGTGAAGGGGAGTCACCCCCACACTTCAGAGAATGCTGGTCCCAGTGTCATCTCTTATCAATGCGATGGTGCTCAGACTGATGTGAAGGCTTGATATTACTGGACTTGCAGAGCAATCGTGGGAAGTGACCCCGAGGAGGACATAAAGGTCAGGCAGGTATT
Coding sequences within it:
- the Arhgap22 gene encoding rho GTPase-activating protein 22; its protein translation is MGLCCCKDWRGHLRAPKGGAAEREKVPANPEALLLMASSQRDMEDWVQAIRRVIWAPLGGGIFGQRLEDTVHHERKFGPRLAPLLVEQCVDFIRERGLSEEGLFRMPGQANLVRDLQDSFDCGEKPLFDRFLDEVQAHSDVNKMSVQNLATVFGPNILRPQVEDPVTIMEGTSLVQHLMTVLIRKHGQLFATPSFEEPASPRGTVQGTVEWGSEEVTRDHQGEPGSSGLPTHRTSSLDGPAAAVLSRTSPPRLGSQAGPAATSPGKRMHTLPGWKSSFRQQGSRSESPKGVSSSLEVPIISSGGNWLINGLSSLRSHRRASSGDRLKDTGSAQRLSTYDNVPPSSHLSSTASVASTAWSVASSSREASIGSCTACRASNSSACSSLHTEWALEPSPLPSSSEGHPSPDLGHSLDEACVGSGSSEPNDPGSPSQAHVRRCRALQGQVAELRAELCHQRIEYQRSLKSIEEGNSDLRKQMCRLEEELDQEKKKYAMLEIKLRNSERAREDAERRNQLLQREMEEFFATLGSLTAGTKGARAPE
- the Arhgap22 gene encoding rho GTPase-activating protein 22 isoform X5: MGLMPAARAFSSCRVCPLPPCRLPACCAPAAPGIFGQRLEDTVHHERKFGPRLAPLLVEQCVDFIRERGLSEEGLFRMPGQANLVRDLQDSFDCGEKPLFDSTTDVHTVASLLKLYLRELPEPVIPFARYEDFLSCAQLLTKDEGEGTVELAKQVSNLPQANYNLLRYICRFLDEVQAHSDVNKMSVQNLATVFGPNILRPQVEDPVTIMEGTSLVQHLMTVLIRKHGQLFATPSFEEPASPRGTVQGTVEWGSEEVTRDHQGEPGSSGLPTHRTSSLDGPAAAVLSRTSPPRLGSQAGPAATSPGKRMHTLPGWKSSFRQQGSRSESPKGVSSSLEVPIISSGGNWLINGLSSLRSHRRASSGDRLKDTGSAQRLSTYDNVPPSSHLSSTASVASTAWSVASSSREASIGSCTACRASNSSACSSLHTEWALEPSPLPSSSEGHPSPDLGHSLDEACVGSGSSEPNDPGSPSQAHVRRCRALQGQVAELRAELCHQRIEYQRSLKSIEEGNSDLRKQMCRLEEELDQEKKKYAMLEIKLRNSERAREDAERRNQLLQREMEEFFATLGSLTAGTKGARAPE
- the Arhgap22 gene encoding rho GTPase-activating protein 22 isoform X6 is translated as MPGQANLVRDLQDSFDCGEKPLFDSTTDVHTVASLLKLYLRELPEPVIPFARYEDFLSCAQLLTKDEGEGTVELAKQVSNLPQANYNLLRYICRFLDEVQAHSDVNKMSVQNLATVFGPNILRPQVEDPVTIMEGTSLVQHLMTVLIRKHGQLFATPSFEEPASPRGTVQGTVEWGSEEVTRDHQGEPGSSGLPTHRTSSLDGPAAAVLSRTSPPRLGSQAGPAATSPGKRMHTLPGWKSSFRQQGSRSESPKGVSSSLEVPIISSGGNWLINGLSSLRSHRRASSGDRLKDTGSAQRLSTYDNVPPSSHLSSTASVASTAWSVASSSREASIGSCTACRASNSSACSSLHTEWALEPSPLPSSSEGHPSPDLGHSLDEACVGSGSSEPNDPGSPSQAHVRRCRALQGQVAELRAELCHQRIEYQRSLKSIEEGNSDLRKQMCRLEEELDQEKKKYAMLEIKLRNSERAREDAERRNQLLQREMEEFFATLGSLTAGTKGARAPE